The window TGTCTGCACGATCTGTTTGGTGGTGTTGATGATGCCTTGCGCGAGATTGCCCGGATCGCTGACGACCCATTGCGCCTGCGCCGTGCCCGCCAGCAGCAGACATGCGCTGACAAGCAGGATTATTTTCTGTTTCATTCTCTTATGGATTTAGCGGTCGTTATTGTTTTTCGCTCGCGCGGGTGTAGTCGCCGTGCGGCGAGAAGGTCAGCACGTCCGTCGCCTCGTTGTAGGCAATGTCGATGCGGTATCCCGTGTTGATGAAGAGGTTCCCTTCCTCCTCGCGCAGCAGGTAGGTTTCGGGCTTCAGACGGCAACGGATGCCGCGGCGCTTGAACACCGTGACCTTGTAGGCGTCGCCCTCGCGGTAGATCAGTACGTCGGGCTTGCCCTGTACGCTGACCCAGTTGCCGCAGAGCTTACCGCAGTCGGTCTCTTTCGTTTCGATGCAGGCTTGCAGCATCACGGCCGCCAAACCCACTAAATAGCCGCTCAACGTGAGCAGCCGTTGTTTATTCACGCTCATACGCTTTCTTGTTTGGATGATTGGTTACTGTTTGTTTCTGCGCCGCTCGGCGAGCTGCCGGATCGCCGCCTCGATGTCGCCGCCCAGCTTCTCGGCAAGGGCATAGACCTCCATCTTCTCGGTCTCCTCGGTCGTGTAGGCGTAGGCTAAGTACCCAGCGCCTTTTCATATTTCTATGATAGGTTTCCGGGCACTCGCCCCCGAACCGGACTTACAAGTCACCCTGTATCCGGCTCTCCACTAATTAATTCAGTCTGATCCGTCGGTCGGGGTCTATCTTTGCATGGCACTTCGAGCAGACGGCCAGCGTTTTGCGACGCCGTGCGATCATGTTCTTCTCCCAGTCGGATTTACCTTTCAGGTCTTTAAGTTTGCGGACATGGTGCATTTCGAGTTTGTCCGTTGCACCGCATAGTTCGCATACTTGGAGTTTCAGCCTTTCCATTAGGCTGTTACGACCGCCGGTTATTGTAACTGTCCGCGGGATCGTGTCGCATGAGGTAGCCCCTGCGATTTTTTTGCGTTTGAAACCGTCGTGATAGAATGATTGGCAGAGCATTTTACCCTTACTGTTCTCATATGCCACTTTGAACGTCCCGCCCTTTTTGTACTTGAACAGGATTTTCTTTACAGACGACTTGTACTTTCTTGCGAAAGTCTTGTACATACTGTACGACATGATGTGATAGAAAGAGTTGATGACGTGGCTGTTATTGGCTATCGAGTAGTAGTTGTAGAATCCCCGGATCTCGGCGTTGAACTGGCTGACTATTTCCAAGTCATCCAAATCGATCATGTACGTTCTGACGATGGATTTCCATACCTCTTTACCGTTTTCAACCGCTATTCTCGCAGCTTTATAGTCAAAGAGTTTCTTTCGCATCGTTTCATAATTCAGATACAAGACCGGGACGTGTCCGAGCGAACGGATTGTTCTGCCGTTAATATCCTTGCGTAAATCATTGCTCCTACGAATAAAAATGTCGAATCCGAGGAACTTGGCGGGTTTCTGAGCATTGGTTATCAGTGTTTTTTCGTCTGACAGTTCCAGCTTAAGAGCCTCTTTCAAATAGTTTTTAATGTCCTCTTTTACTGTTTTGCAGTCTTCCAGACTACCGATAACCCCAATCAGAAAATCATCAGCGTACCGTACATATTTCAATCGTTTGATACTGCTGTCCATTTCATTACGCGCGGGGAACTTGTTCCTTTCCTCCCGTAGCCGCTTGATTTCAGCGGTCATCTGTTCTCTTACCTTTTTATCTTTCTCATTATTCAGTTTCTTAGCTAGTCGGTATCTCCGCTGCTCGTAGAGCTTGTATTGACTGTTTCCTTTCCGTATTTCCCCCTTGTTGAACCGATTGATGTATTCCCGGATGTACTTGTCTAACTTGTCGAGGTAGATATTCGCCAGTATAGGACTGACAATACCGCCCTGCGGTGTTCCGCTGTACGTTCTGTGGAACACCCAATCTTCGATGTATCCGGCGTTAAGGAATTTGCGGATAAGCCGTAAAAACCGCTCGTCGGCGATGCGTTCCCGTAGGATGGCAATTAGCACATCATGGTCGATGTTATCATAAAAGCCCTTTATATCGCCCTCGATAAACCACTTTACGGCTGTGAATGACTTTTGTACGCTGATAAGTGCGGTATGGCAACTGCGTCCGGGTCGGAACCCGTGCGAAGTATGCTCAAAACTGCCCTCGTAAATCGCGCTTAAAATCATCCTTACCACTTCCTGCACCAGTTTATCGTCAAAAGAAGGTATGCCGAGCGGACGTTTTTTCCCGTTTTTCTTCGGGATGTACGTCCTTTTGGACGGAGCTGGTTGATAAGTCTCGTTTTTCAGACTTTCAATCAGTTGTTCAATGCGTTCAATGCTCATTCCGCTGATGGTTTTACCGTCGGCTCCTGCCGTCATGTTGCCCGGTTTTGCGTAAATGCGCTCGTAGGCCACATAAAACATTTCCGCATTAAACAGCACTCTATACAGCCGCTCAAACTTGTAGCTTGAATTACCGCTGTGTTTAGACAGACTGTTTAACACATTTTCTGGATTTCTCATGTCTCACACATTTTCCGTTAAATAGTTAAACTTAATTAGCTGTTCCCCTTCGCCATGTACAGGGCGTTACCCTGCTCGGACTACTATGGGAACTCCGTTGCCATGCCGGATATTCATAGGTCTAAAATCTAATAGCCTTGCGGCGTTCCGGTTTAGGCAATCCCCGTTTAGGAACTTGACAACTGCTTGGCGCGATAGATTGTCGGATACGACTTTCGTCCTTTACTACTTATGGTAGTTGCCCTGCGGTCAGTTCATGCTACGCCTGCTACTTCTCATCAGTGTAGTACCGCAGTGTGACGTAAATAACTATCTTCCGTCACCGCCCAAGGATACGACTGCTCGGACTATCGTTCAACCAATGCAGGCTTTATCCTCATATCTATCGTTTTAACTTGCCATTCGGTCGCAGCCTGATAGTTGGCTGACTTATGGCTTTACCGACATGCTGCACTCCCTGTCCGGTTTCCCTTTCAGATAAGTCGGTTGTTAATGGGCCTATAAACTCACGCCCAGTCGCCTGCCACAGCGACATTTGTCAAATCCCCTTACGGGCGCACGAGGTATTCCTCGGCACTCACTTCGGTGGCGTAGACCGCCGACTGCGTGTCGCCCAGCCCGATCCACACCTCCTTGTAGAACCGCGACGGGTGGTTGGCCATGTTGATCGAGAGAATCTGTCCCTTCTCCTTGTCCGTCAGTCCGAGCAGCGCCTGAATCTGGTCGAACTTGTTCATGTATTTGCGCTGGTCGAGCAGGATTTTACAGTCGGAGTTGTTGATGATGCTCTCCTTGACGATCGGCGAGGCGATGATGTCGTCCACCTCCTGCGTCACCACGACGGCCTCGCCGTAGAACTTGCGGACGGTCTTGTAGAGGTACTTGATGTAAGAGGCCATGTTCGCCGAAGCGATGGCTTTCCACGCCTCCTCGATAAGTATCATCTTGCGGATGCCTTTCAGACGGCGCATCTTGTTGATGAACAGCTCCATGATGATAATCGTCGTTACGGGGAAGAGAATCGGGTGGTCTTTGATGGCGTCGATCTCGAAGACGATGAACCGCTTCTGCAACAGGTCTAACTGCTTGTCGCTGTTGAGCAGGTAGTCGTATTCCCCGCCGCGATAATAGGGTTCGAGGACGTTGAGAAATCCCGCGATGTCGAAATCCTTCTCCCGCACCTGCTTCTTTTCCAGCACAGCGCGGTAATCGGTCTTCACGAACTCGTAGAACGTATTGAACGACGGGATGACAGCGGTGTCGCGCTTGATGCGTTCGATGTAGAGCGCGACGGCGTTCGAGAGGGCGACCTCCTCCGCACGGGTGGCTGGCTCGGTGTCCTTCTTCCACAGCGTCAGCAGCAGCGTCTTGATGCTCTCCCTCTTTTCGATGTCGAACACCTTGTCGTCCGTGAAGAAGGGGTTGAACGATATGGGATTCTCGTCGGTATAGGTGTAGTAGATGCCGTCCTCGCCGCCCGTTTTGCGGCGGATCATCTCGCACAACCCTTGATAGGAGTTGCCCGTGTCGATCAGCACGATATGCGTTCCCTGCTCGTAATACTGCCGCGTGAGGTGGTTGGTGAAAAACGACTTGCCGCTGCCCGACGGTCCCAGCACGAATTTGTTGCGATTGGTCGTAACGCCGCGCTTCATCGGCAGGTCGGAAATATCGAGATGCAGCGGTTTTCCCGTAAGCCTATCGACCATCTTGATGCCGAAGGGCGAGAGCGACGAGCGGTAGTTGGTCTCCTCGGTAAAAAGGCAGACCGCCTGCTCGATGAAGGTATAGAACGATTCCTCGGCGGGAAAATCGGCCTCGTTGCCCGGCATGGCCGCCCAAAAGAGCGTCGGGCAGTCCACCGTGTTGTGGCGCGGGGTACACTCCATCGCCGCGAGCTGCGACCCCGCGTCGTTCTTGATGCGTTTGAGCTCCTCCCGGTCGTCCGACCACGCCATGACGTTGAAGTGGGCGCGGACGGACGTGAGACCGAGGCTGTGGGCTTCGTTCAGGTACTCGTCGATCCACTCCTTGTTGATCTGGTTGGAACGCGAGTAGCGCGAAAGCGACTGCATGTTGCGGGCACTCTTCTCGAACCGCTGCAAGTTCTCCTCGCTGTTGTCGATCAGCACGTACTGGTTGTAGATATGATTGCACGAAAGCAGCAACCCGACGGGCGAGGCGAACGACAGGCGGCAGTCGCTTCGGTCGGTAGAGAGCTTTTCGTAGCGGGTGTCGGTCGCCACCGACGAGGGCATATCCTCTGCGTCGGAGAGCGTATGCAGGCACAGGATATTATCGCCGATGCGCATCTCGTCCGGTGCGAGGGCGATGTCCTGCAAGCAGGCAGTGTTCTCCGGTGAAAGAGAAAAGTATTTCTCGATCAGTCCGGCTTCGGTCGCCGAGCCGGTAATCTCGTCCGACATCAGGCGGCGCAGGCGGATGAAGCCCGAATCATTCATGATGCGCTCGAACTGCTCCGTCGCCTCGATGAACTTGGCCGCAGCGTCCTTGTCGTGAATCTCTTTCGGGATGATATGTCCCCGACAGAGGGTGCTCCAGTTGCTCTGCCGGCGGCTGCGCTCTTTGGTCGTCTTCGTCAGAAACAGATAACACGTGTGGTCGAGGTAGGGTCGTTCGTTGAAATGCCGCTCGAACGAACGCGACAGGAAGCTCATCTCTTCCTTTTGCAGTTCGGGCTTGTACTCCTCACGCACAAACCAATCCTGCTTGTGCACGATACTGAAATCGGGCAGCACGCGGATCGCCTTGCACCACGCGGCATGGATCGCCTCGTACTCGGCGGAGGTTACGGTGTACAGCTCCGGCAGCTCCACCGCGAAAGCCACCGTGATGTCGGCGTCTTTGGAGAGGATGCACCCCTCCTCGACTGCCAGCAGCGGGAATTTCGATTCGAGCGTCGCAGCTTTAAGTGTATTTCTCATTCGTTGCTTTTTTACGGGTAAATAATCGGGAGATGCGGCGGCGGTTCAGAAGGTATCGGGGACGGCTGCGCTGCGCGCCTAACTTCATCAGTCCGTGTTCGCCGTACCGGGCATTCAGGGCGAATGTCTGCCACACCAGAACGGAGGCCGACACCGCCCCGAAGCCGATACAGAGCCATTGGTCGATGCCGACCATGTACAGGATGACGAACAGGACGAACAAGGCGAGCAGCCCTCCGCAGAAGATGAAGAGGTACTGCGCCTTCAACCCTTTGAACTCTACCGAACGGCCGATCCCCTTGTTGATAGGGTACTCTGCCATCGTCTGTCGGATTAGAGGAAGAACGAACGCAGAATCGTCGCCGCCACGATAAGAAAGATACACGCGCCGAACCACGAGGCGGCGGTCTTCGACGTGTCGGGATCGCCCGACGAGAATTTGCCGTACACTTTGACGCCGCCGATCAATCCCACCACTGCGCCGATGGCGTAGATCAGCTTCGTCGCGGGGTCGAAATAGCTCGTTACCATACTCGTGGCTTCGTTGATGCCCGAAAGGCCGTTGCCCTGCGCAAAGGCCGAGGAGGCAGCCAGCAGAAGGGCTGCCGAAAAAAGAAGATGCTTCTTCGTCATAGATTGTTCTTCGATTGTGCCGGATGGGTGGATAGTCCGCCCGGCGGGTTGATACTGATTTTTACTTGTGGATTTAGTGGCCTGTTTTGTCGTGAGACAGCTACCCGTACTCTTTCTCTTTCATCGCTCGTTCGTTTTTAATCGTTATACAAAATCCCGAATGTCGAACCCGTCCGTATTGTCCGGCGCATCGGTAATGTTTTGGGGGCGGACTGCTACCGCCTCCACGTCCCCTTCCATTAAGATCGGCTGGCTTAAATAGCAGTCCATTAACCTCGATATTTTTTCTCCGACAGCGGCCGAGCCGCTGACCAGACGGTCGTACAGCTCCGTGCCCTCTATCTGCTCGAAGACCCGTCCCGCTTCTCTGCGCTCCGCATCGGTCGCCGAGGCATCGGAGGCGGTTCTGACTGCCCGGTCGATCTGCTCGAAGCTTACGCCGGAGGCATAACCAGCAGAGCGTACTGCAAGCGGCATCTCTTCATCCGCACCTACCGCCTCGTCGTCTTCGTATTCGAGCGGAACGTCGGGGATTTCCAGATGCTCGAACGCCGCGTCCAGCTCTTCGTCGGTGAGGCGTGCGGGGCTTCGCCTTTCGGCTTCGGGGGCAAATGTAGGCGCTTTTTCCGCCGCTGATTCCTTTTCTGCGGGCGTGATGGTTTGTGGCATCGGAATGATAGGCTTTGGCGTCGTCGGCTTCATGCGGAAACTGCTCTTGCCAACAATATCCGGTACGTCGTCCCCGCGTTTCGGCGGCGCGACATCCGTCTGCGGCGCGGGGCGTCCCGACTGCCGCTTCTCCCAGAGCAGATACGCCGCCAGCCACACGCCATAGCCCGCGAGCAGGCATACCAACAGTGTTTCCATAGGCTAAAAGATGGAGCGGTTATGCTCGTTGTACAATTCGGTGATTTCGGCCTGATAGGTCTCGAAATGGTGCGCCAGCACGTTGTCGATGTAGCTGAACAGCGACACTTCGTCCTTGCCGATGACCCGCAGGATAAGTTGTATCCGCTCGTGGTACTCCTTGCGGATATAGACCGTTTTGCCGATGCGTGCGGGGATGGCCGCCTCTTTCAGAAACAGCGAGCGGTAATCCGTCTCCCTGCTTTTGGGTTTACGGCGGCGAGATTCTTCCCGCTGTATCGGCTCCGGTTCCGGCTCATCGTTGCCGGAGGGTAGTTCCGTAGCCCGCGCCGACGGCGGAATCGTCAAATCGTCCTGCCGGAATGAGTTGATGATGAAGTTCTCGTCGATCTCTTCGATATTCGGTTTCTTCGCCATGTCTCTATCGTTTTATGATGTTCAGTATTTCATCGACGAGTGCATCGAGGTTGCTGCCCCGCACGAGGGACTTGTCCGCAGGAAAGAGCGTTGAACGGAATACCGCTTTGCGCTCCGTAGCCGCTTCCTTGCGGAATCGCTTGCTGTCCGGCAGAAAGGTTT of the Alistipes senegalensis JC50 genome contains:
- a CDS encoding DUF3876 domain-containing protein; translation: MSVNKQRLLTLSGYLVGLAAVMLQACIETKETDCGKLCGNWVSVQGKPDVLIYREGDAYKVTVFKRRGIRCRLKPETYLLREEEGNLFINTGYRIDIAYNEATDVLTFSPHGDYTRASEKQ
- a CDS encoding DUF4133 domain-containing protein, with translation MAEYPINKGIGRSVEFKGLKAQYLFIFCGGLLALFVLFVILYMVGIDQWLCIGFGAVSASVLVWQTFALNARYGEHGLMKLGAQRSRPRYLLNRRRISRLFTRKKATNEKYT
- a CDS encoding DUF4134 domain-containing protein codes for the protein MTKKHLLFSAALLLAASSAFAQGNGLSGINEATSMVTSYFDPATKLIYAIGAVVGLIGGVKVYGKFSSGDPDTSKTAASWFGACIFLIVAATILRSFFL
- a CDS encoding DUF3408 domain-containing protein — its product is MAKKPNIEEIDENFIINSFRQDDLTIPPSARATELPSGNDEPEPEPIQREESRRRKPKSRETDYRSLFLKEAAIPARIGKTVYIRKEYHERIQLILRVIGKDEVSLFSYIDNVLAHHFETYQAEITELYNEHNRSIF
- a CDS encoding reverse transcriptase domain-containing protein, with translation MRNPENVLNSLSKHSGNSSYKFERLYRVLFNAEMFYVAYERIYAKPGNMTAGADGKTISGMSIERIEQLIESLKNETYQPAPSKRTYIPKKNGKKRPLGIPSFDDKLVQEVVRMILSAIYEGSFEHTSHGFRPGRSCHTALISVQKSFTAVKWFIEGDIKGFYDNIDHDVLIAILRERIADERFLRLIRKFLNAGYIEDWVFHRTYSGTPQGGIVSPILANIYLDKLDKYIREYINRFNKGEIRKGNSQYKLYEQRRYRLAKKLNNEKDKKVREQMTAEIKRLREERNKFPARNEMDSSIKRLKYVRYADDFLIGVIGSLEDCKTVKEDIKNYLKEALKLELSDEKTLITNAQKPAKFLGFDIFIRRSNDLRKDINGRTIRSLGHVPVLYLNYETMRKKLFDYKAARIAVENGKEVWKSIVRTYMIDLDDLEIVSQFNAEIRGFYNYYSIANNSHVINSFYHIMSYSMYKTFARKYKSSVKKILFKYKKGGTFKVAYENSKGKMLCQSFYHDGFKRKKIAGATSCDTIPRTVTITGGRNSLMERLKLQVCELCGATDKLEMHHVRKLKDLKGKSDWEKNMIARRRKTLAVCSKCHAKIDPDRRIRLN